Within Calditrichota bacterium, the genomic segment GACAAAAAATTGGATTTCCATCTTCAATCCGAAGTTATCCAGCTTGATCCGGTGATCGTGACCGCAACTTTGTCCGAGCACAAGCAATCGCAAGTGACCACTTCCGCTGAAGTTTTGACAGAAGCGAAATTGCAGGAAATGACGGCAACCACGGCAGCGGAAGCCATCGAGTCCGTCGGCGGGCTGTATGTCAAAAATTATGACGGATTAGCCGGCGTGGTTTCTCCGTCGATTCGTGGCTCCAATACCAACCAGGTCGTTGTTCTGCTGGATGGCGTGCGCCTGAACACAGGCCAGGGCGGCGGCGTTGACTTGAACGCTTTCCCGGTTTCTGCGCTGGGAACCATCGAAGTCGTGCGCGGCGGACACTCCGCTCTTCTGGGCGGCGATGCTATCGGCGGCGCCATTCATCTCATGAGCAAAACGCTGAACGCGGCTTCGCCGTTGGCATTTGGTTTTCAGAGTACAGTGGGTTCTTTTAGCACGCGTGAGTTGAATGCTTTCGGGGCACAGCGTTGGGGCAAATTTTCCTACCTCATCGATTTCAATCACGCGCAGAGCGATGGGAATTTTGAATTTGAAATGCCCGAGAGCGGCGCCAAAGCCACGCGCGAAAACAACGATTACAAAGGCGACAATCTCTTTTTCAAAACCGGGT encodes:
- a CDS encoding TonB-dependent receptor; its protein translation is DKKLDFHLQSEVIQLDPVIVTATLSEHKQSQVTTSAEVLTEAKLQEMTATTAAEAIESVGGLYVKNYDGLAGVVSPSIRGSNTNQVVVLLDGVRLNTGQGGGVDLNAFPVSALGTIEVVRGGHSALLGGDAIGGAIHLMSKTLNAASPLAFGFQSTVGSFSTRELNAFGAQRWGKFSYLIDFNHAQSDGNFEFEMPESGAKATRENNDYKGDNLFFKTGFDFNSGNKLQLIFHGHDSEKGVAGSVKINPWTGAPMTTPNARAENERRLVSVLSDNQIADRIRLQTNVFMNKNTFHYTNPDGWTPVDDKHENTVLGVNWRGIYYLTQTLKIQTGLEQRVEKLESTKFTVDDRNVFGAFVQLELNRAFSVAGKTAQ